From one Thamnophis elegans isolate rThaEle1 chromosome 7, rThaEle1.pri, whole genome shotgun sequence genomic stretch:
- the LOC116511728 gene encoding aryl hydrocarbon receptor nuclear translocator-like protein 2, producing the protein MAEAAGEGADNLPGEGNQAVVLTGSNIMSPVAPSINSFTAEFPRKRKGSDSDTQYTCDTEGDDLQSRSDDEEHVKIKYFRTVDFSRE; encoded by the exons ATAATCTTCCCGGAGAAGGAAATCAGGCTGTTGTTTTGACAGGCTCAAACATTATGTCTCCCGTGGCCCCTTCCATAAATTCGTTTACGGCAGAATTTCCCAGAAAGCGAAAAGGGAGTGACTCCGATACTCA ATATACCTGTGACACTGAGGGCGATGATCTCCAGAGCAG GAGTGACGATGAAGAGCACGTGAAAATTAAGTATTTCAG GACAGTTGACTTTTCTAGAGAATGa